One Candidatus Nanosynbacter featherlites genomic region harbors:
- the cyaB gene encoding class IV adenylate cyclase, with protein sequence MTEQYEIERKRQFVGDLEAFIVQLNSQGFSLASETTEIDSYYSRPDVDFMQTVECLRIRQRDDFTEITYKPPTNQRTRTEDGVIVKPETNLPVNPENTAVAKQLLANLGMVKLVEVNKFRRIFKCDDEPGLTIAIDEISGAGVFIETEIISEDKELALRRIEDIEARIGVQEFEIITRPYRDICMDISLRGCRLA encoded by the coding sequence GTGACAGAACAGTATGAAATAGAGCGTAAGCGTCAGTTTGTGGGCGATTTGGAGGCGTTTATTGTGCAGCTGAACTCTCAGGGATTTTCCTTGGCTAGCGAAACTACCGAAATTGATAGCTACTATTCTCGGCCTGACGTTGATTTCATGCAGACAGTCGAATGTTTGCGGATTCGGCAGCGTGATGATTTTACTGAAATAACCTATAAGCCACCGACCAATCAGCGTACGCGCACTGAGGATGGGGTTATCGTCAAGCCAGAAACTAATCTGCCGGTCAATCCAGAGAATACGGCTGTCGCTAAGCAGCTGCTAGCAAATCTTGGTATGGTGAAATTGGTTGAGGTCAATAAGTTTCGACGCATATTTAAGTGTGACGATGAGCCGGGGCTAACGATTGCTATCGACGAGATCAGCGGTGCGGGTGTTTTTATAGAAACGGAAATCATCAGCGAAGATAAAGAGTTGGCTTTGCGGCGAATTGAGGATATTGAAGCGCGGATAGGAGTTCAGGAGTTTGAAATCATCACTCGACCGTATCGAGATATTTGCATGGATATATCTTTGAGAGGTTGCCGACTAGCGTAG
- a CDS encoding NUDIX hydrolase translates to MGVRALKDIKSAYRVVVKGLVRDYSGKLLFVQERSDSWDLPGGGLEHGEDVTEALKREFLEELEADVEVSTENPLIIPTWNTKFDDPVLIIVYEVTLLTAPRKTNEVSNFNYFDIHEIKQEKLDSTLVGNLSKIYPCKYLDTVE, encoded by the coding sequence ATGGGAGTTAGAGCACTAAAAGACATAAAATCAGCATATCGAGTAGTAGTCAAGGGATTAGTGCGTGATTATTCAGGCAAGCTACTGTTCGTTCAAGAGAGAAGTGATTCATGGGATCTTCCTGGCGGCGGTCTGGAACATGGTGAGGATGTTACAGAAGCGTTGAAACGAGAGTTTCTGGAAGAATTAGAAGCAGATGTCGAAGTCTCTACAGAAAATCCCTTGATTATTCCAACTTGGAATACAAAGTTCGACGACCCTGTTTTGATTATTGTCTACGAAGTTACTCTATTAACGGCACCTCGTAAAACAAATGAAGTCTCAAACTTTAACTATTTCGATATTCATGAAATCAAACAAGAAAAATTGGATTCTACGCTAGTCGGCAACCTCTCAAAGATATATCCATGCAAATATCTCGATACGGTCGAGTGA
- the rpsH gene encoding 30S ribosomal protein S8 yields MSMQTTDPIADLLTRIRNAKLVGKTEVRVPSSKMKKVIAEQLVKNGYLADVKLEDAKPRGVLVVTINEEGANSTINEITRVSKPGRRVYVGASEIPKVKSGRGLVLISTSKGVMTGAEAAKAKLGGELLLKVY; encoded by the coding sequence ATGTCTATGCAAACTACAGACCCAATCGCCGACCTTCTGACGCGCATTCGCAATGCGAAACTGGTTGGCAAGACGGAAGTTCGTGTTCCGTCCAGTAAGATGAAAAAAGTCATCGCTGAACAATTAGTCAAAAACGGCTACCTCGCAGATGTTAAACTGGAAGACGCCAAGCCTCGTGGTGTGCTGGTCGTGACCATCAACGAAGAGGGCGCTAACAGCACCATCAACGAAATCACCCGCGTATCAAAGCCAGGTCGTCGTGTTTACGTCGGCGCCAGCGAGATTCCAAAGGTGAAATCTGGCCGCGGTCTAGTACTCATCTCAACCTCAAAAGGTGTCATGACTGGCGCCGAAGCAGCCAAGGCTAAACTTGGCGGTGAATTGTTGTTGAAGGTGTACTAA
- the rpsN gene encoding 30S ribosomal protein S14 → MAKKSMVARDKKRLKMIAKYAAKRAGLKELGDLDGLQKLPRNSSPTRHKNRDSISGRPRGYMRQFGLSRINFREKAAKGEIPGITKSSW, encoded by the coding sequence ATGGCTAAGAAATCAATGGTCGCTCGCGACAAAAAGCGTCTGAAGATGATTGCAAAATACGCTGCAAAGCGCGCTGGGCTCAAAGAACTTGGCGACCTCGACGGACTGCAGAAATTGCCTCGCAACTCGAGCCCAACTCGGCACAAGAACCGCGACAGCATTTCCGGCCGTCCACGTGGCTACATGCGCCAGTTCGGCCTGAGCCGCATCAATTTCCGCGAAAAAGCAGCCAAGGGCGAAATCCCAGGCATAACAAAGAGTAGTTGGTAA
- the rplE gene encoding 50S ribosomal protein L5, which translates to MAEKKTVVPAPRLKALYQEKYLKELQAELDLKNVHQVPALEKIIVSVGTGKKKDDKRHFEIVKNTVEKITGQAPVARQAKKSIAGFSIRKGMGAPIGVSVTLRGARMYEFMDRLINVALPRVRDFHGVGLKFDKGGNYNLGIIEQSIFPELTFEETQILHGLQVTFVIKNGNKEASKALLEKFGMPFEKKGGVR; encoded by the coding sequence ATGGCAGAGAAGAAAACCGTCGTGCCAGCTCCTCGCTTGAAAGCCTTGTACCAGGAGAAATACCTGAAGGAACTGCAAGCCGAACTAGATCTAAAGAACGTGCACCAAGTGCCAGCTTTGGAAAAGATCATCGTGAGCGTTGGCACCGGCAAAAAGAAAGATGACAAGCGTCATTTTGAAATTGTCAAAAACACCGTTGAGAAAATCACTGGTCAGGCACCAGTTGCCCGCCAGGCAAAGAAGTCAATCGCTGGCTTTAGCATCCGTAAAGGTATGGGTGCGCCAATCGGCGTCAGCGTCACGCTGCGCGGGGCTCGGATGTACGAGTTCATGGATCGTTTGATCAACGTAGCCTTGCCACGCGTGCGCGACTTCCACGGCGTTGGCCTGAAATTTGATAAAGGTGGTAACTACAACCTAGGCATCATTGAGCAGTCAATCTTCCCAGAACTGACGTTCGAGGAAACACAGATTTTGCACGGCTTGCAGGTAACATTTGTCATCAAGAACGGTAACAAAGAAGCTTCAAAAGCCTTGCTCGAGAAGTTTGGCATGCCGTTTGAGAAGAAAGGAGGCGTCAGGTAA
- the rplX gene encoding 50S ribosomal protein L24 produces MARIHKDDTVKIIAGKNKGTTGKVLKVNTKDQTVLVEGVGVGHRHVKPSQYNPKGGKKDIHVPMDISKVALVVDEKSGKTSRVGLVKNADGGKTRVARQAKNKEIK; encoded by the coding sequence ATGGCTCGTATTCACAAAGATGACACCGTAAAAATCATTGCTGGTAAAAACAAAGGTACGACTGGTAAAGTCCTGAAAGTTAACACCAAAGATCAAACTGTTTTGGTCGAAGGTGTTGGCGTCGGACACCGCCACGTCAAGCCAAGCCAGTACAATCCAAAAGGCGGCAAGAAAGATATCCACGTACCGATGGACATCAGCAAAGTCGCACTGGTTGTTGACGAAAAGTCAGGCAAAACCAGCCGGGTTGGTTTAGTAAAGAACGCTGACGGCGGCAAAACTCGCGTCGCTCGCCAAGCAAAAAATAAGGAGATCAAATAA
- the rplN gene encoding 50S ribosomal protein L14 codes for MIQQESRLKVADNSGAKEVLCIRVLGGTRRRYARVGDVIVCSVKDASPTGNVKKKSVVKAVVVRTRDQIHRKDGSTICFDDNAVVIINDDKQPKATRVFGPVPRELRDMGYMKIISLAPEVL; via the coding sequence ATGATCCAACAAGAATCTCGCCTCAAGGTAGCTGACAACTCGGGTGCCAAAGAAGTATTGTGCATCCGCGTCCTCGGTGGTACCCGCCGCCGCTACGCTCGCGTTGGTGACGTGATCGTCTGTTCAGTCAAAGACGCCAGCCCAACCGGCAACGTCAAAAAGAAGTCTGTCGTTAAAGCTGTGGTAGTTCGCACCCGCGACCAAATCCACCGCAAAGACGGCTCAACCATTTGCTTTGATGACAACGCCGTGGTGATTATCAACGATGACAAACAGCCAAAGGCTACCCGTGTCTTCGGCCCAGTACCGCGCGAACTACGCGACATGGGCTACATGAAGATCATCAGCCTAGCTCCGGAGGTACTCTAA
- the rpsQ gene encoding 30S ribosomal protein S17, with translation MARRTLIGVVTSAKRDKTITVTVTSRETHPLYGKQYTVTRKYTAHDETNEAGEGDKVQIEETRPISKTKSFTLVKVIEKSRGSIKLKAEVSGETEEETKEDDK, from the coding sequence ATGGCCCGACGAACACTGATTGGCGTCGTAACGAGTGCCAAGCGCGACAAGACCATCACTGTGACGGTCACCAGCCGCGAAACGCATCCGCTCTACGGCAAACAGTACACCGTGACTCGCAAATACACTGCTCATGACGAGACCAATGAAGCAGGCGAAGGCGACAAGGTGCAAATCGAAGAGACTCGCCCAATTTCCAAGACCAAGAGCTTTACGCTGGTCAAGGTGATTGAAAAGTCTCGCGGTTCTATCAAACTAAAGGCTGAAGTTTCTGGTGAAACTGAGGAAGAGACCAAGGAGGATGACAAATGA
- the rpmC gene encoding 50S ribosomal protein L29: MAETKKPTKAAVVKTVDDLKKELAEKRHDLLQAKRSHAAGELVNPKALRSLRKDIARLLTQINEKESK, from the coding sequence ATGGCTGAGACAAAGAAACCTACAAAAGCAGCAGTCGTAAAGACCGTTGACGATTTGAAGAAGGAGCTTGCCGAAAAGCGACATGACCTGCTTCAGGCAAAACGTTCTCACGCTGCTGGCGAATTAGTTAATCCAAAAGCGTTGCGTTCACTCCGCAAGGACATCGCACGCCTGCTGACACAAATTAACGAAAAGGAGAGCAAGTAA
- the rplP gene encoding 50S ribosomal protein L16: protein MLLPKKTKYRKVRIGKNRGQATRGNYIAFGDFALQSQSNERINSRQIESARQAMTRYIKRGGKIWIRIFPHTPVTRKPLGLKMGGGKGNPEFFVAKVKAGTVMFEMQGVSEEVAREAMRLASHKLPVKCKFIKREDA, encoded by the coding sequence ATGCTGTTACCGAAAAAGACTAAATATCGCAAAGTGCGCATCGGTAAAAACCGTGGTCAAGCAACCCGTGGTAATTACATCGCGTTCGGCGACTTTGCACTGCAATCACAATCAAACGAGCGCATCAACTCCCGCCAAATCGAGTCTGCTCGTCAGGCAATGACCCGCTACATCAAACGTGGTGGTAAAATTTGGATCCGGATTTTCCCACACACCCCAGTTACTCGCAAGCCACTTGGTTTGAAGATGGGTGGTGGTAAGGGTAATCCAGAGTTCTTTGTTGCCAAGGTCAAGGCCGGCACGGTGATGTTTGAAATGCAGGGCGTTTCCGAGGAAGTAGCCCGCGAAGCAATGCGCCTGGCGAGCCACAAACTACCAGTCAAATGTAAGTTCATCAAACGGGAGGACGCATAA
- the rpsC gene encoding 30S ribosomal protein S3, producing MGQKVNPINFRLQVHKNWSSRWFTANKKEFAEAIRQDHEIRELIEKKFASRPTINRIEIERSANLITVTIHTAKAGVVIGRGGAGVNELKKQVEKIVGQAVRINIEEVRRPELAAKLVAENIARQLERRINFRRATKMTAQNTMSAGAKGIRIEVAGRLNGAEMARREKVIEGSVPLHTLRADIDFHCARAQTPAGIIGVKVWIYKGERSR from the coding sequence ATGGGTCAAAAAGTGAATCCAATCAACTTCCGCCTACAAGTTCACAAGAACTGGAGCTCTCGTTGGTTTACGGCCAATAAGAAAGAGTTCGCGGAGGCAATTCGCCAGGATCACGAAATCCGCGAATTGATTGAGAAGAAATTTGCCTCACGCCCAACCATCAATCGCATTGAGATTGAGCGGAGTGCCAACTTGATCACGGTAACCATTCACACAGCGAAAGCTGGTGTGGTGATCGGCCGTGGCGGTGCTGGCGTGAATGAATTGAAAAAACAAGTTGAGAAGATCGTCGGTCAGGCGGTTCGCATCAACATCGAAGAAGTGCGCCGACCGGAACTAGCAGCCAAATTGGTGGCAGAGAACATCGCCCGCCAGTTGGAGCGCCGCATCAACTTCCGCCGCGCAACCAAAATGACCGCACAAAACACCATGAGTGCTGGTGCCAAAGGTATCCGCATCGAGGTGGCTGGTCGTTTGAACGGTGCTGAAATGGCACGCCGCGAAAAGGTGATTGAAGGCTCTGTGCCACTACACACTCTTCGCGCTGATATCGACTTCCACTGCGCTCGCGCCCAGACACCAGCTGGTATTATCGGCGTGAAAGTGTGGATTTATAAGGGAGAAAGGAGTCGCTAA
- the rplV gene encoding 50S ribosomal protein L22, which translates to MADTTYTVRAYAKGVDQTPRKVSLVAALVRGRTVADALVILEHVPKRAAMPVKKAIDSAKANAINNHGLDAKSLVITTLSVTTGTRLRRFKPASRGRALPFQKKTSNILVEVTGTEKPKKAPAKKPETKAKAETKPAKPAKKEEA; encoded by the coding sequence ATGGCTGATACAACTTATACTGTTCGCGCTTACGCCAAAGGTGTTGACCAAACACCACGCAAGGTTAGCTTGGTGGCTGCACTAGTACGCGGCCGCACCGTCGCTGATGCATTGGTTATCTTGGAGCACGTACCAAAACGCGCTGCTATGCCAGTTAAAAAGGCTATCGACAGTGCCAAGGCAAACGCTATCAACAACCACGGTTTGGACGCTAAAAGCTTGGTGATCACCACATTGAGTGTTACCACTGGTACGCGTCTGCGTCGCTTTAAGCCAGCGTCACGCGGTCGTGCCTTGCCGTTCCAGAAAAAGACGTCAAACATCTTGGTTGAAGTAACTGGCACGGAGAAGCCAAAGAAGGCACCTGCGAAGAAACCAGAGACCAAGGCAAAGGCAGAGACCAAACCTGCCAAGCCTGCAAAGAAGGAGGAAGCATAA
- the rpsS gene encoding 30S ribosomal protein S19 — MSRSLKKGPFVDVKLAKKVAALSLDDRTVIKTWARASTITPEMVGRTIAVYNGKMHVPVLITENMVGHKLGEFSPTRKFRKHGGKDKK; from the coding sequence ATGAGTCGTTCATTAAAGAAAGGTCCATTCGTCGATGTGAAGCTTGCGAAAAAAGTCGCTGCTCTCAGCCTTGACGATCGAACCGTTATCAAAACGTGGGCGCGCGCTTCGACCATCACCCCAGAAATGGTCGGTCGAACGATTGCTGTCTACAACGGTAAGATGCACGTGCCTGTGCTGATTACTGAAAACATGGTTGGCCACAAACTCGGTGAGTTTAGCCCAACTCGTAAGTTCCGTAAGCACGGCGGAAAGGATAAGAAGTAA
- the rplB gene encoding 50S ribosomal protein L2, whose protein sequence is MPVKAYNPTTPARRGMTSQDLSDITTRKPLKSLIKAKKQNAGRNNQGRITVRHRGGGVRRHYRLVNHNLPAGLTLTVEEIEYDPNRSARIARVKDQYNLYHYVLADTSMVKGKTIQTGETAPIEASNRLPLSAIPVGTMIYAIELTAGKGAQMVRAAGAKAQLMAKEGNYATIKLPSGEVRKVRLEATAAIGTVGNVQHQNVKIGSAGRRRRKGIRPTVRGVVMNAADHPHGGGDGGRHGTGKAPRTPWGQLTLGYRTRRRKGSNKLIVRTRHDAKRKR, encoded by the coding sequence ATGCCAGTGAAAGCTTACAATCCAACCACTCCTGCTCGTCGCGGCATGACGAGTCAGGACTTGTCGGACATCACGACAAGAAAACCGCTCAAAAGTTTGATCAAAGCCAAAAAGCAAAATGCTGGCCGCAACAACCAAGGCCGCATCACCGTGCGTCATCGCGGCGGTGGCGTTCGTCGTCACTACCGTTTGGTGAACCACAATTTGCCGGCTGGTCTGACACTGACGGTTGAAGAAATTGAGTACGATCCAAACCGCTCAGCGCGCATCGCTCGGGTGAAAGATCAGTACAATCTGTACCACTACGTGTTGGCCGACACCTCAATGGTCAAAGGCAAGACGATTCAGACTGGCGAGACAGCACCAATTGAGGCATCAAACCGCCTGCCACTGTCTGCTATCCCTGTTGGTACGATGATTTATGCTATTGAACTGACTGCCGGCAAAGGTGCGCAAATGGTTCGCGCCGCTGGTGCCAAGGCTCAGTTGATGGCCAAAGAAGGCAATTACGCAACTATCAAATTGCCATCTGGTGAAGTTCGCAAAGTTCGCCTGGAAGCAACCGCTGCCATCGGTACAGTCGGTAACGTCCAGCACCAGAACGTGAAGATCGGTTCAGCCGGCCGCCGCCGCCGCAAGGGTATTCGCCCAACGGTTCGCGGTGTCGTCATGAACGCCGCAGATCACCCACATGGTGGTGGTGACGGTGGTCGCCACGGTACTGGTAAGGCACCACGTACGCCATGGGGTCAATTGACGCTGGGTTATCGAACTCGCCGCCGCAAAGGCTCAAATAAATTAATCGTACGCACGCGTCACGACGCGAAGAGGAAGAGGTAA
- a CDS encoding 50S ribosomal protein L23 — MKQMTIIPRISEKAYAQSANGVYVFRVPLNLNKNEIKAAVEAQFDVTVLKVKTLVQDGKAVRFSRGKNRYPGTTTRKDWKKAYVTLKDGDKLDVFDAVEQQMEETK; from the coding sequence ATGAAACAGATGACAATTATCCCACGCATTAGCGAGAAAGCCTACGCACAGAGCGCCAACGGCGTGTACGTGTTCCGCGTTCCGCTCAACCTGAATAAAAACGAGATCAAAGCAGCAGTTGAAGCGCAATTTGACGTTACCGTTCTGAAGGTGAAAACCTTAGTCCAAGACGGCAAAGCTGTGCGTTTCTCACGAGGCAAGAACCGCTATCCTGGCACGACCACGCGCAAGGACTGGAAGAAAGCTTACGTGACGCTGAAAGATGGCGATAAGCTCGATGTGTTTGACGCAGTAGAGCAGCAGATGGAGGAGACCAAGTAA
- the rplD gene encoding 50S ribosomal protein L4 yields the protein MAESTKLPKDIFAVEVPNHELLKLAYDSYLANARLASATTKQRGEVSGGGKKPWKQKGTGRARFGSTRNPIWRGGGVVFGPRGNENYTKKLSKTAKKVAIRQALTVAHDAKKISVLPYEEKVTGKTRDAVAFLKQFKLDRKVLLVTSEKTPELMRATNNLQEVLVIRANYLSVYHILNADHIVISPQALDIITAWLGKEEA from the coding sequence ATGGCTGAATCAACCAAACTTCCTAAAGATATTTTTGCTGTTGAAGTGCCAAATCACGAACTGTTGAAATTGGCATACGATAGCTACCTAGCAAACGCCCGCCTAGCAAGCGCAACCACCAAGCAGCGCGGCGAAGTTTCCGGTGGTGGTAAAAAACCATGGAAGCAAAAGGGAACTGGTCGAGCACGTTTCGGTTCAACCCGTAACCCAATCTGGCGCGGTGGTGGTGTGGTCTTTGGTCCACGCGGCAACGAAAACTACACCAAAAAATTGTCTAAAACCGCCAAGAAAGTGGCAATTCGCCAAGCCTTGACGGTAGCACATGACGCGAAGAAGATTAGCGTATTGCCGTATGAAGAAAAGGTTACTGGCAAGACTCGCGATGCTGTCGCCTTTTTGAAGCAGTTCAAGCTTGATAGAAAAGTACTGCTTGTCACGAGTGAAAAGACGCCAGAGTTGATGCGCGCAACTAACAACTTACAAGAGGTATTGGTGATCCGTGCCAATTACCTTAGTGTGTATCATATCCTGAACGCTGATCATATTGTTATCTCACCACAAGCCCTCGACATCATCACCGCATGGCTGGGTAAGGAGGAAGCGTAA
- the rplC gene encoding 50S ribosomal protein L3 — MKTLLGTKLGMTQLLAEDGKAIPVTLIQAGPVTVTQVKTVETDGYNAVQVAYGEGKNLSKAVAGHVKPAQVTPKYIREFRVDEIPEGIKVGDEINVSAFEVGDSVDATGTSKGKGFAGTIKRHNFKRHRKTHGGKGNTRKPGSIGSMYPQKVFKGKTMAGHMGHERVTVKNLEVAYVDPETNLIGVKGAVPGPRKGLIILGGNK, encoded by the coding sequence GTGAAAACACTTCTCGGTACCAAACTTGGTATGACCCAGCTCTTGGCTGAAGACGGCAAAGCTATTCCGGTGACGCTGATCCAAGCCGGCCCTGTCACCGTGACTCAGGTGAAGACTGTCGAAACCGACGGTTACAATGCGGTACAGGTCGCTTATGGAGAGGGTAAGAACCTGAGCAAGGCCGTGGCTGGACACGTGAAGCCAGCCCAAGTGACCCCGAAGTACATTCGGGAATTCCGCGTCGACGAGATCCCTGAGGGTATCAAAGTTGGCGACGAAATCAACGTTTCCGCGTTCGAAGTCGGCGATTCTGTCGATGCGACCGGAACCAGCAAAGGTAAAGGTTTCGCTGGAACCATTAAACGCCACAACTTTAAGCGTCACCGCAAGACGCACGGTGGTAAAGGTAATACTCGTAAGCCAGGTTCAATTGGCTCGATGTATCCACAAAAAGTGTTCAAGGGTAAGACGATGGCTGGCCACATGGGTCACGAGCGTGTTACCGTCAAAAACCTGGAAGTGGCATATGTTGATCCAGAGACCAATCTGATCGGGGTGAAGGGCGCTGTGCCTGGGCCACGAAAAGGGCTGATTATTTTAGGAGGTAACAAGTAA
- the rpsJ gene encoding 30S ribosomal protein S10, with the protein MAQDTGIKIRIRLKAYDHKVIDQSAKQIIDTAIRTGANVAGPVPLPTRRSTYTVVKSPHVYKMGGETYERRVHKRLIDITNATPKTIDSLQNLNLPAGVDAEIRM; encoded by the coding sequence ATGGCTCAAGATACCGGGATTAAAATCCGCATCCGACTGAAGGCGTATGACCACAAAGTCATCGACCAATCAGCAAAACAAATCATTGACACTGCAATTCGCACCGGCGCGAACGTTGCTGGCCCAGTGCCGCTGCCAACTCGCCGCAGCACCTACACAGTGGTAAAAAGCCCACACGTATATAAAATGGGTGGTGAGACCTACGAGCGCCGTGTTCACAAGCGGTTGATCGACATCACCAACGCGACACCAAAGACCATCGACAGTCTGCAGAACTTGAACTTGCCAGCTGGCGTTGACGCTGAAATTCGTATGTAA
- a CDS encoding L-lactate dehydrogenase — protein sequence MVNKQKLVIIGGGGMVGATTAYACALRSVIEEIVLIDRNADLAWGQAADINDAMGLDRNVVVRPGDYADINDNDIVVITAGSPQLPGQTRLELVGVNANIMRDIVKNIMAGGAKPYLVVVSNPVDVLTYVALKESGLPKTRVFGTGTTLDTSRLKSYLADALNVDSKAVDAYILGEHGDSSFSTIETAQVGEVPIREYPGFTEELVEGIEQKIRDRAYRVIETKKSTYFAIGFVVSKIVSALRQSTRTVYPVCSLAEGEYGLDNVVLGLPSIICCDGVKILTGYPLTEREKESLNNSAAIIGEMIAHLDKA from the coding sequence ATGGTGAATAAACAGAAACTGGTGATTATCGGTGGTGGCGGAATGGTTGGCGCGACGACGGCGTATGCGTGTGCGCTGCGCAGTGTGATTGAAGAAATTGTATTGATCGACCGCAATGCGGATTTGGCGTGGGGTCAAGCCGCGGATATCAACGACGCCATGGGGCTTGACCGCAACGTGGTGGTGCGCCCGGGGGACTACGCTGATATCAACGACAATGACATCGTGGTTATCACTGCCGGTTCGCCGCAGTTGCCAGGTCAGACGCGACTGGAGTTGGTCGGTGTCAATGCTAACATCATGCGTGACATTGTCAAAAACATCATGGCTGGTGGCGCCAAGCCGTATTTGGTGGTCGTCAGCAACCCAGTCGACGTCTTGACCTACGTGGCGTTGAAGGAATCAGGACTGCCAAAAACCCGAGTGTTCGGCACGGGAACGACACTGGACACGTCACGGCTAAAGTCGTACCTGGCCGACGCGCTGAATGTCGACAGCAAGGCGGTCGACGCGTACATCTTGGGCGAGCACGGTGACTCTTCGTTTTCGACCATTGAAACGGCGCAGGTCGGCGAAGTACCGATTCGTGAATATCCAGGCTTCACTGAGGAATTGGTTGAGGGCATTGAGCAGAAAATCCGTGACCGCGCCTACCGAGTGATTGAGACAAAGAAGTCGACGTATTTTGCCATTGGCTTTGTGGTTTCTAAGATTGTCTCGGCCTTACGTCAATCGACACGCACGGTCTATCCAGTTTGTTCACTGGCTGAGGGTGAATATGGACTGGACAATGTGGTACTGGGCTTACCGTCGATTATTTGTTGTGACGGCGTAAAAATTTTGACGGGCTATCCACTGACTGAACGCGAAAAGGAGTCTCTCAATAATTCCGCTGCAATCATCGGTGAAATGATTGCCCACCTTGATAAAGCCTAG
- the tuf gene encoding elongation factor Tu, translating into MADAFDRSKPHVNVGTMGHVDHGKTTLTAAITAVLAKRLPSAVNKPIAYDQIDNAPEEKARGITIASSHQEYESPKRHYAHVDMPGHADYVKNMITGAAQVDGAVLVIAATDGPMPQTREHVLLAKQVGVPKLVVFLNKMDMADEEMVELIEEEVRELLEANGFDKDAPIIKGSALKALEGDEKYEDAIMELVEAMDSYIPEPTRDMDKPFIMPIEDVFSIKGRGTVATGRIEQGVVKLNDEVEIVGLKPTQKSVVTGIEAFKKSLDQGQAGDNAGILLRGIERSDIERGQVLCKPGTITPHTEFEAEVYILKKEEGGRHTPFSKGYKPQFYFRTTDVTGEVELPADKEMVMPGDTVTFKVKLLAPIAMEQGLNFAIREGGRTVGAGVITKINK; encoded by the coding sequence ATGGCAGATGCATTTGACCGAAGCAAACCGCACGTTAACGTGGGTACAATGGGCCACGTTGACCACGGTAAGACTACGCTGACCGCTGCGATTACTGCAGTGTTGGCTAAGCGCCTTCCAAGCGCAGTTAACAAACCAATTGCGTACGACCAGATCGACAACGCACCAGAAGAAAAAGCCCGCGGTATTACCATCGCGTCTTCACACCAAGAATACGAATCACCAAAGCGCCACTACGCGCACGTTGACATGCCAGGTCACGCCGACTACGTCAAGAACATGATCACCGGTGCTGCTCAGGTTGACGGTGCAGTTTTGGTTATTGCCGCAACTGACGGTCCAATGCCACAGACTCGTGAGCACGTGCTGCTTGCAAAGCAGGTTGGTGTGCCTAAGTTGGTTGTCTTCTTGAACAAGATGGACATGGCTGACGAGGAAATGGTTGAGCTGATCGAGGAAGAAGTTCGCGAATTGCTTGAAGCTAACGGCTTTGACAAAGACGCTCCAATCATCAAGGGTTCAGCTTTGAAGGCTCTTGAAGGCGACGAGAAGTACGAAGACGCCATCATGGAATTGGTTGAAGCTATGGACAGCTACATTCCAGAGCCAACTCGCGACATGGACAAGCCATTCATCATGCCAATTGAGGACGTATTCTCAATCAAGGGTCGTGGTACTGTGGCAACTGGTCGTATTGAGCAGGGTGTTGTTAAATTGAACGACGAAGTTGAAATCGTTGGTTTGAAGCCAACTCAGAAGTCAGTTGTGACTGGTATTGAGGCCTTCAAGAAGTCTCTTGACCAAGGTCAAGCAGGTGACAACGCTGGTATTTTGCTTCGCGGTATTGAGCGCAGCGATATTGAGCGCGGTCAGGTTCTGTGTAAGCCAGGCACCATTACGCCACACACTGAATTTGAAGCTGAAGTATACATCTTGAAGAAGGAAGAGGGCGGTCGCCACACTCCATTCTCCAAGGGTTACAAGCCACAGTTCTACTTCCGCACCACTGACGTGACTGGTGAAGTTGAATTGCCAGCTGACAAAGAAATGGTTATGCCAGGCGACACCGTAACCTTCAAGGTTAAGTTGCTCGCCCCAATCGCTATGGAGCAAGGTTTGAACTTTGCTATCCGCGAAGGTGGCCGTACCGTTGGTGCTGGTGTGATCACCAAGATCAACAAGTAA